The DNA window GGTCATTTGACAAGAAGTTGATGTCCAATTGGTACGAAAACATTCCACCATATGACATGTCTAAACAAAgagagttttaaaatttcaagcatctacgattaacagttgctgagaattaaatctttaactaaaatttatttgaaaacttgggctaaaaaaaaatcatttaacaggaaTGAGGATGACATCCCattggtatgaaaataaaatggcaTGCCTAAAAAAAGAGTGTGTTCAATTTGAAGCATCTGCATTTAAAAGTcgctgaaaaaaaatgtgacagTGAGTTTTTACATGTACGAACGAACAGACGGACACACGGGTAAAACAGTTTCTGAAGCAGAGgtataaaaactaaataatgtaGATACgtgcatgtacatatacatgtaaatgtatctgatttgttaaaaatttaagaCTGTAAAGCTGGTTAATACAATTCAGCTGAAAATACAAGCAACATCATCTGACACCCATGAGTGATTACACCTTTTACTTATTAAGTCGTTATTATATAAGATTCATTAAATGTGTGATGCTCTCCTGCAGAAATATGTAGAGTTGACGAGCAGAGGTCCAGTCTCCCAGGGCATCTGGCAGAGGCAGACCATGCTGGTGCAAAATTAATGTTGCCACATGTGCAAAATCTTCATCAATTTGTTTGAAGTTGTTTGACACAAGTCCCTGTAAACGAGCCACTGTATTGTGAGGAACTGAATGTATGTACTGTGAAGCAcctgaaatgaaaaattattatgtTGAGTTGTgcataatttttcattattaaacaTGTTTACCGTATACACAATTTCAACGAAAGAAAACGTTGCCCAGTTCAGGCCTTGATGTTCAACCAAGTAGCCTGTAGATGAATTGACCTGTCAGGAAATCTAATAGTTGCattttaattgtcattttggAGTAAACCCTCATCCAAGACTTCTCTTACTGTTGCCCCCATTTTAATTTCTGGTGTTTACCAACAGCAGCAAGTTAAGCAATTGACTCAAGAGACTAAAAAAATGTTCGCTATATTTGGCCACATTTGTCACCCCACTCTAAACAAAAATCCTGAACCCCTTTCCCATGGGCAGAAAATTTCATAACTTTAGAAGAAGACATTCTGGGCATAACAACAATGCATTATCTTCCATCACTGAAAGTACTGaaggaaatataaataaaattgtatgcaTGGCCATATTTACACTTTACTTTCCTctaatccttaaaaaaaaagaaatcattaattctggagaaaaagttaaaaatgtcaaaaatttaaaGACAGATTGACtataaacaaaatgtgatcGGAAAGCTCAATCCTAGCCTTTTGCTCAGGTCTTTTAGCTCAAATGAGCTTAAAATATTCATGTGCaatgtacatgttcatgtaaataAATCATGCCTCAATTTACATTGATTACTGCATTCTGCATAATATCTACCAGTACATACCGGTATGTAGTAGTactatttaataataaaataacatcattttaaagttttacacaTAACTTCAACACAGTCAATATCAATTATTATGTATTAAGCAATGTTTCTCAGGAGATTCTTACCAACAATCTCTGGATTTTTAAACAACACATCTGGAATGCCTTGTACTGTATCTCCTAATTTCTGTCGCCGAATCAAATGGTTATTCCATTGCTCCATTATTTCCTTTAAGTCTTTCTTTATTAGTGGGAGGTAAACATACTGAATGCAGAGTCTATATAAATTTCAAATCTTAATATTAGTCAGATGTTTCTTAAcagtaaatttatatttacttttacaaaaattatacatggtAGAGGATTTATGAGCAGATACCAATTGTGTCCATACCTGTGTATAGGATTTCCTAGCACCAGCAAATCTTCATACACCAAATCCTAAAGGAAGAAATATTAAACACACAAAATGTCAAATAAATACATTACaatcatttaatttatacaatgtacattaaaatgtatatacattcaGGGAAATAGATCCTTCAGACCATGTGATCCATTTCAGTCCTCTGCACATGCAATTTATTGAATGGTACATTTACCGTATACATAATAAATACGTGAAATTTTATAACAATCAAATGTTGGTCTAGCACCCCCAACCCCACCCACAAATTTAGTCTAGTCACAATTTTCGACCACACAAAGTACACATCATCAACTATGACATCAAttgaaaaaactttttcatttaaataatatatacacaaaaaataGTATGAGAGTTTAATTTGTGCTACCGTGCAAAGAAAACCAAGTTTAAACTTCATGAATACTGTTGTGCATTTATGTAGTAAAAACTCAACATAACCTGTGCCTGTAAACAAGTATCTAGCAAAATGACAGATGTTCAGCAATCAGTACAAAATAtcacttacatgtattaattatgtCTAAAATTAACACTAAACTGTAAGAGTATAAATTTTTCAAGTATTGTCAATGAAATATCCCATTCAATTTGCTCacagtcatttttaaaaagaatacctTGAAATGATGTATCCAAAAATCTGCCCTCATTTGTCTCAAAAGACCCCAGAACCTCTCAATCCTCTGCAATGACATGATTTACATGTTCTTATCTTACTTTAAAACACAGGGACTATGAGATCACACCACGGTCTTAACTAACTGGAGAATCATATTTATAGAACTCATGGACACTTGTGCTATAATATCATGTGAGCTAAAAAATTCacttataaaatatttctattttattgGTGCTCACCTGATTTGCTGTAGATGTTCCCAAAGTAACCGAACTGCAATTTTCTTTCAAACAGGAATGAAATGTGGCAATGATTCCATTTTCTGTTCCGGGATCAGCACGGATTTTCTGAGGACAGCCTATTAatgcatgaaataaaaaaaaatatagaaaattctCAATATTGGTTAACATTAATCTGTCATAAATTAAATCCGAGCACCCAAGCAGATTCTATTGCATTGCAATGCTAAAATgcattttcatttcttattgCTGGGGCACCTGAgataaaaaaggaagaaaaaccCAGCTGAAACTGGAAACTATAAACATAATGTAGCATACAGTTACTAACATTTGTCAAGATTGAAAACAAACTGTCAGAAAAAAGTCTAACCTTTTAGCAATTGCACAGCACTAAGATAATATTCAGCTACAACCTCTGGCCGTTTATTGGTTATATCTGCCTCCAACCATATCACTCTTCGAGAAAaccttttaaaataacaatacattATCAACTATTTTTAAGTATGCTACAGAGATCATGgcaattaagcaattaaaatcaatacatttacttTATATTTGGCACATAGTTTACTCATAAGTTGACCTTTCATtggaaaaaaattcaaggaaaTTGTATGGTTGAAACATTCTCCCCCGAAACTTCTTATCTAGTAATTCTATACCCCCTGCCTTAATGttatatacagca is part of the Crassostrea angulata isolate pt1a10 chromosome 3, ASM2561291v2, whole genome shotgun sequence genome and encodes:
- the LOC128175041 gene encoding uncharacterized protein LOC128175041, with product MNQQELHKKIKEYFYKGFNSRLIHYLIQRNNNYNISYNCLVRKLLPRLGLKRRLAEIDIDEVFEKSQIEIQNGCAGSENLRRTLKMKYHFNVTRSISREIVKILDEDGVRRRKQRRLRRRQYFSRGPNFVWHLDGYDKLKPFGISIHGCIDGFSRRVIWLEADITNKRPEVVAEYYLSAVQLLKGCPQKIRADPGTENGIIATFHSCLKENCSSVTLGTSTANQRIERFWGLLRQMRADFWIHHFKDLVYEDLLVLGNPIHRLCIQYVYLPLIKKDLKEIMEQWNNHLIRRQKLGDTVQGIPDVLFKNPEIVGASQYIHSVPHNTVARLQGLVSNNFKQIDEDFAHVATLILHQHGLPLPDALGDWTSARQLYIFLQESITHLMNLI